From the genome of Spirochaetota bacterium, one region includes:
- a CDS encoding glycosyltransferase, with protein sequence ANTIDKTDADLIQFDIQSNVDWGNWFTPLSKKLIKDPQQIKDLYFNNISCPTLWSRIIKRNLCLKSIESISPDLHINMAEDFLQCSLIMNLATSYIGIDHKLYYYRINDSSLANSEFTALKIQDSINNKHQVLNILDKKIGLKYTQKIKYTLGGHVLSTMNTLIHKPTVETDISYLLLLFIEVFGEEIYLIHLFNYDIKTIGLFWKYFQSTHSSPIPMNKTIGLFDNNLYIGGGQKVSSLLIAEFTKRGYSIVLFTEEKPHPNDFDTSTIKKRIVLNGSLLEKISLLKSSIQKYNLDLFITQEYIHKDHLEIIAIIKTLNKKIIYCIHSNLLLTDYYKNEIFLMNIYQFLIYDAFICLYPQSLLYWRNLGFSNAYYLPNPLDIESYKNIPSTLSQNTILWVGRLDINKNPLATLHAFHKALPNFHDSTTKLLILGDGDLYTLLQQYIKEHDLQKNVFLLRNQNSHLYYSNTSLHISTSKTEAFPMVIAEAKSYGIPTLMFELPYIAFHNTKGLISIPQNDIVGLAKKMCELLNNPTYLKELGKQALESLEEFNTDTTMDKWELLIQAVYKNQTKIPELEIIIKESDTVELFNIINNILFLQEKNNTLTISEQQLLKIYLIFKNIINKLLPHGSFLQKICTKLANIIFKILIKSYRILKYIYHSIKTIKKNKDN encoded by the coding sequence AGCAAATACTATAGACAAGACAGACGCCGATCTTATTCAATTTGATATTCAATCTAATGTTGATTGGGGAAATTGGTTTACTCCACTATCAAAAAAACTAATCAAAGATCCCCAACAAATCAAAGATCTTTATTTTAATAATATTTCTTGCCCTACATTGTGGAGTAGAATTATTAAAAGAAATCTTTGTCTTAAAAGTATAGAATCTATTTCTCCAGATCTTCATATTAATATGGCGGAAGATTTTCTTCAATGTTCTCTTATCATGAATCTTGCTACTTCTTATATTGGTATTGATCATAAACTTTATTATTATCGTATAAATGATAGCTCTCTCGCTAATTCAGAATTTACAGCATTGAAGATTCAAGACAGTATAAATAACAAACATCAAGTATTAAATATTTTAGATAAAAAAATCGGACTTAAATACACTCAAAAAATTAAATATACTCTCGGTGGGCATGTTTTATCTACTATGAATACACTTATACATAAACCAACAGTCGAAACAGATATTTCCTATTTATTGTTGTTATTTATAGAAGTTTTTGGGGAAGAAATATATCTAATACATCTATTTAACTATGATATAAAAACTATTGGTTTGTTTTGGAAATATTTTCAAAGTACTCATTCCTCCCCTATTCCTATGAATAAAACTATAGGATTGTTCGATAACAATTTATATATAGGTGGTGGTCAAAAAGTCAGTTCTCTGTTAATAGCAGAATTTACTAAAAGAGGATATTCTATAGTTTTATTTACAGAAGAAAAACCTCACCCTAATGATTTTGATACTTCAACTATAAAAAAACGTATTGTATTAAATGGATCTCTTTTAGAGAAGATATCTCTTTTAAAGAGTAGTATTCAAAAATACAATCTAGACTTATTTATTACACAAGAATACATACACAAAGATCATTTAGAAATAATAGCTATTATAAAAACTTTAAATAAAAAAATTATTTATTGTATTCATAGTAATTTGTTGTTGACAGATTATTATAAAAATGAAATCTTCCTTATGAATATATATCAATTTTTAATATACGATGCTTTCATATGTCTATATCCTCAAAGTTTGTTATATTGGCGAAACTTAGGTTTTTCTAATGCTTATTACTTACCAAATCCTTTAGATATAGAATCCTATAAAAATATACCATCAACTCTTTCTCAAAACACAATTCTTTGGGTAGGTCGACTAGACATAAATAAAAATCCACTGGCTACACTTCATGCATTTCATAAAGCTTTACCTAATTTTCATGATTCTACCACAAAACTACTAATATTAGGAGATGGAGATCTGTATACTCTTTTACAGCAATATATAAAAGAACATGATTTACAAAAAAATGTTTTTTTATTGAGAAATCAAAATTCTCATTTATATTATTCAAATACATCTTTACATATTTCAACATCAAAAACAGAAGCTTTTCCTATGGTTATAGCTGAAGCAAAAAGTTATGGAATTCCTACTTTAATGTTTGAATTACCTTATATAGCTTTTCACAATACAAAAGGACTAATTTCTATTCCTCAAAATGATATAGTTGGTTTAGCAAAAAAAATGTGTGAATTATTAAATAATCCAACTTATTTAAAAGAATTAGGTAAACAGGCTTTAGAATCTTTAGAAGAATTTAATACAGACACAACTATGGATAAATGGGAATTGTTAATACAAGCAGTCTATAAAAATCAAACAAAAATCCCAGAATTAGAAATTATTATAAAAGAATCTGATACTGTAGAATTATTCAATATTATAAATAATATATTGTTTTTACAGGAAAAGAATAACACATTAACAATATCTGAACAGCAATTACTAAAAATATACCTTATATTTAAAAATATTATCAATAAACTATTACCTCACGGTAGTTTTTTACAAAAAATATGTACCAAATTAGCAAATATAATATTCAAAATATTAATAAAAAGTTATAGAATACTCAAGTATATCTATCATTCTATTAAAACTATTAAAAAAAATAAGGATAACTAA